The following nucleotide sequence is from Halobacillus mangrovi.
GCGAAGGGCAACAAGGTGGTCAAGACGGACAGGGCGGTCAAGGCGGAGGCCAGCAATCCGGCGAATCTGGCGGCGGACAAGGCGAAGGCCAAAGCGGACAATCTTAATAAAAAATCACGCGATCCCGTTATGGGAAAGCGTGATTTTTTATTTAATATTTGGAAATAATCTTTGCAGCCATATTCCTATAGATGACCCCTGTCGGATGATCAGCCTGATATACAGATGGAGCAAATACATCCTCTTCTTCATAAGGTTGCTGCAAAGGAATGTGCCCTAATACATCTGTCTGCAGCTGTTCAGCCAACTTCACACCGCCTCCACGACCGAAGACGAATTCTTTGTTCCCTGTTTCTTTACTTTCAAAGTAAGCCATGTTTTCTACGACTCCAAGAATTTCGTGGTCTGTTTTCAGGGCCATTTGACCTGCACGGGCAGCTACGAATGCCGCTGTCGGGTGTGGAGTTGTAACGATAATTTCCTTCGAGGACGGAAGCATAGAGTGGACATCAAGAGCCACATCTCCCGTTCCTGGCGGCAGATCAAGAAGTAAATAATCAAGATCTCCCCATTCAACTTCCTTAAAGAAGCTTGTCAGCATTTTCCCTAACATAGGCCCACGCCAAATAATCGGAGAATTATCCTCGACGAAAAAGCCCATGGACACTAATTTCACACCGAAGCGTTCAACTGGGATGATCTTTTCACCACGAACAACAGGACGTTCCTCGACTCCCATCATATCCGGTACACTGAATCCGTAGATATCAGCATCGATGATTCCAACTTTTTTTCCTAAACGAGTCAGAGCAACCGCTAAATTAACGGTAACTGTTGATTTGCCTACGCCACCTTTACCACTGGCAATAGAGATGAATTTTGTATCTGCACCGCCATCCAGCAATGAAGCTTCTTGTTGCTTCTCTGCTTCTGGCTGGAATTTGTTGAGAACCTCATCTGGTAATTGATCAAAACGGAGACCGACCGTAGCCGCACCGCCGCTCTTCAGGGCATTAACAATCGTTTGCTGAAGCTCCATTTGTTCAGCCGTGTTGGTTTTCGCAATTAATATCTTCACACTTACATGGTTTTTCTCTTCTTTAATCTTTATCTCTTCAACCCCACCGGTTTCTTCCAACGTTTTATGTAAAAACGGATCTTCGATTGAGTTTAGGATTTCAAGTACTTTCTCTTGTGTTAGCAAACCGTTTCACCATCCTTAGAAATGTTTCAGTAGTGCTAGTATAACATACATGAAACGCTTTCTAAGTGATTTGCTTCAATCAATCGCTGGAAGGATATTCACGTTCAGTCACGTAACGTAAGACACCCTGATAAATGGATGCGGCCATCTTACGCTGATAATCATCCGACTTCAACAATTCACGTTCTTCAGGATTGGACAAAAACCCCGCCTCAACTAAAGCGCCGGGAACTTTCACGTTCCGTAGTAGGTAAATATTTGATAATCCAAGAGCTTCTCTTGTCGTATTCTCAAGGTTAGTTTTTATTTCAGATTGAATAAACTTAGCCAAATATTCGCTTTCATCCATATTGGGGTTATAAAATGTTTGAGCACCTCTCCATTTCGAAGATGGAATCGCATTTAAATGGATACTTAAGTAGAAGTCAGCTTCCTTTTCATCGATATATTGGACACGGTTTCTAATATCTTCAGATTTCCTTCTGGACAAACTGCCTGCACCCTCAGAAGATAAATCTGTATCTTCATACCTCGTTAAATATACAAGGGCTCCCGCTTCTTGAAGATAGTCTCTTAGGTATTCACTCATCTGCAAAGTGATTTCTTTCTCTTGTGTTCCATCCGACCCTTCCGCTCCGCCATCCGGGCCTCCATGACCAGGATCTATAACGATAACCTTTCCTGAAAGCGGTGATGACCAAACCGTCCAGGCATCTTTGGCCTCCTGGATGGGATATGATACAAGCCAAACGAGAGCTACTATTCCCGCTAACCACACGAATGTTTTCATACGACGAATCATCCATCCCCACACTCCCTTGTACTCTCTATCTCACTATATGGGACAAGAACAAGAAATATGATTCGTTGACCACTTAGACCATGCCCTCCCTCAGGTCATCCAGAATCTGGATGACCTGAGGTGACTTTATTTGGAAGTAGCAGAGCACAAAAAAGCCCCCAACCAAATTGGTTGAGAGCCTTTGAAACGTTGATATCTTAACGCTTGGAGAATTGTGGTGCACGACGAGCACCTTTAAGACCGTATTTCTTACGCTCTTTCATACGTGCGTCACGAGTTAGAAGACCTGCACGCTTAAGTGTTGTGCGGTATTCAGGATCTGCTTCTAATAGTGCACGAGCGATTCCGTGACGGATTGCACCCGCTTGTCCAGTGAAACCTCCACCATGAACGTTTACGTACACGTCATAGCTTCCTTCAGTTTCTGTAACAGCTAGAGGCTGTTTCAAAATCATGCGAAGAGTTTCATATGGGAAGAAATCTTCAGCATCACGTTTATTAACTACTACACGACCAGTTCCAGGGACTAGGCGTACACGAGCTGTAGAGCTCTTACGACGTCCAGTACCAGTGTATTGTACTTGTGCCACTCTTGATTACCTCCTTTTATTATCCGCGAAGTTCGTAAACTTCTGGTTGTTGTGCTTCATGTTTGTGTTCAGAGCCAGCGTAAACATGAAGTTTTTTGCCCATTTTACGTCCAAGACTTCCTTTTGGAAGCATACCTTTTACAGCAAGTTCTAGCATTTGCTCAGGGTATTTATTACGCATTTCGTTTGCCGTACGGGATTTCAAGCCACCAGGGTGGTTTGAGTGACGATAATAGACCTTATCGTTGATCTTGTTTCCTGTTAGTTGAATCTCACCAGCGTTAATGATGATAACGTGATCACCAGTATCTACGTGTGGAGTGTATGTCGGTTTGTTCTTACCGCGAAGGATCGCAGCAACTTCGCTTGCTAAACGGCCAAGTGTCTGTCCTGCAGCGTCGACAACATACCATTTACGTTCCACGTTGTTTTCATTTGCCATGAAAGTTGTGCGCATGTCGGTTTCCCTCCTGAATTGTTAGTTTCACAAATCTTTAGTTACGAATATTTATCTCAAATACGATTAGTTTCCGGGGCTAATCGTGGTATAGAAATAAAATGCCATAGAATATAATATAACACTCTAATCACTGATGTCAAGAGGTGTACACCAGGAATCGTTGTTTTTTTATAAATTAATTGTGGAATCGCCTTGGTAGCCCCGACAAGCGATGTAGATGAAGTGTTTTCCCTCCACGTAATCGATAGACTTGAGACCTCGAGGGGGTAGGCGACTGGCTAGCGACGCACGGTATCCTTTTTTTATCAACGAATGCTGATATATATCGGCATTCGCCGATAAAGGGCCCTCAATCGCTTATATATATCGATGTTCGCTGATATCCACTGCTTCTTCGCCGATATGTCTTCTCCTCGACGCATTCAATCCTCATCATAGAAAACTTCCCGCAAAAACAGCCCTTGAGGAGGCGCCGTCTTTCCTGCAGCCTCACGTTCCTTAGCTTCAATGATCATAGGAATTTCACCAGGGTCTCTGTCATGGCGTCCAACTTCTACCAGGGTTCCTACTAAAATACGAACCATATTATATAAAAACCCTGAGCCTCTGAATACAAAGACCAGCTCCTCTCCCTCTTTTTGAACAGAAGCTTCATGAATCAACCGGATTTTGTCTCCCTTTATATCGGTTCGTGGCGAACAGAAGGAAGTGAAATCATGCTCTCCTTCAATATACTTACACGCTTGCTGCATTGCCGCTACATCTAAATCAGCTTTTATATGGTAACGATAGTGTCTTTTGAAAATATTCGGTTCTTGGTCGTTCCAAATAAAGTAGCGGTATTCTTTCCCTTTTGCATCATAACGGGCGTGAAAATCTCGGCCTACCTGCTCCACAGATAAAATGTAAATATCCTGAGGCAGCATTGAAGAAAGTGCCCGCTTCCAATTTTCGACGGGGATATTCAAATCGGTATCAAAATGAATGACTTGTCCGAGCGCATGAACACCAGAATCGGTTCTGCCCGATGCCGTCACTTTAACTTTTCGTCCCTTATGCATTTTGGATAGTGCTTTTTCCAGCTCAGCCTGCACCGTATTCCCGTTTGGCTGTATTTGATAGCCAGCATAATTGGTGCCATCGTACTGGATAATCGCTTTTAAACGCTCCATGGTTTTTTCCTCCCGTTAGCTTCGAGTCAAAAACAGGCCGATAATTAAAAGAATAAAGACGATATAGAGATAAATATCCAATTTGCCTATTCTAAGCTCTCTTAGCTTACTTCGGCCTTCTCCACCTTGATAGCCTCGTGCCTCCATAGCCATAGCCAGCTCCTCAGCACGTTTAAAGGCACTGACGAACAAAGGGACTAAGAGTGGGATAACGGCTCTAATACGGTCTTTAAAAGACCCTGTACGAAAATCTACTCCTCTAGAAGCCTGAGCCTTAGAGATTTTTTCCGTTTCCTGCATAAGTGTCGGAATAAAACGTAAGGATATCGACATCATTAGGGCAAGCTCGTGGACAGGGAAGCGCACCTTTTTCAAAGGACCTAACAATTCTTCAATGGCATCGGTAATTTCTATTGGGGTAGTAGTCAGTGTAAGCATGGAAGTCACCAGGATTAATAAGAAGAAGCGAAGAGAGATCGCAGCGCCCTGAATCAGACCTTCTTCATAGACCTCCCATCCAAACACGCTGAATACTACTTCTCCTTGTCTTGTGACAAGCAAGTGCAGAATGAAAGTAAAAATGATTAAAAACCATACAGGCTTTAAGCCTTTCATAATGTATGGAAAAGGAATTCTGGATAGTAACGCACTGCCGATAGCAAATAACGCGAGCAGTCCATAACTCATAACAGAATTAGCAAAAAATACGATCACGACAAAGAAAAAGATAATGGCGATTTTAGACCTTGGATCCATGCGGTGTACCACTGAATCCCCAGGGATGAACTGGCCGATAATCATTGAACTACTCATGATCGCGGCCCCCTTCCATCATTTGAGCCAATTCCTTTGCTAACTCTGCTATCGTCTGGCCCTTATATTCAATAGACGTGTTAAATTCCTCGTTTACTTTCGATATAAACTCAATGACTTCTGGTACATCAAGCTGAACAGCTTTAAGTGCTTCTTGTTGTTTGAAGATCTCAAGCGGTGTACCTTCTCGATATACTTCACCGTGATTAAGAATGATAATGTGGTCCGCATAGGCGAGGGCATCCTCCATACTGTGCGTCACAAGAATCGTCGTAAGCTGCTTTGTTTTATGAAGGTGATGGAACATATCCATGATTTCTCTTTGGCCATTTGGATCAAGCCCAGCTGTGGGTTCATCCAATACAAGAACTTCAGGGTTCATAGCTAGTACACCAGATATAGCGACCCTTCTCATTTGCCCTCCACTTAAATCAAAAGGAGAGCGCTCAAGCAGTTCTTCCGGCAAATGCGTGGCTTGAATCGCCTCTTTTGTCCTTCTTGAAATCTCTTTTTCTTCTACTCCAAAGTTATGAGGCCCAAAAGCGATGTCTTTGGCAACCGTTTCTTCAAACAACTGATGCTCAGGATATTGAAAAACGACACCGACTTTTTCTCGGAGTTTTTTCAAATCTTTATTTTTTTCCCCGGCCTTCATCTGATACTCCCCGATTGATACTTTTCCATCTGTCGGCTGCAAAAGCCCATTGAGATGTTGGATCAACGTAGACTTCCCAGAACCGGTATGGCCAATAATCGCTACGAACGATCCTGATTGAATGGAAAAAGAAAGATCATTCAATGCGCGATGCTCAAATGGACTATTGGGTTGGTACACATAACTTACATTCTCGAACGTAATGTCCATAGTTCCTCCAACAACTCCTGGTGATTGAGTGGCTCACGTGAAAGATGCATACTCGCAGTCCGTAAATGATCTGCAAGCTTGCTAACGAAAGGAGTATCTAAGCCAATTTCGATTAATTGATCCTTTTTGGAAAATACATCCCTTGGAGTGCCTTCCATCCAGACCTCCCCCTGATTCATCACAAGCACCCGGCTTGCCTGGGTCACTTCCTTCAGGTCGTGTGTAATCGTGATTAAAGAGAGATTCCGTTGTTCTTGTACTTCCCGGATCGTCCTCATAATTTCTTTTCGTCCTTTAGGGTCTAACATGGCTGTTGCTTCATCTAAAATAATGTATTTGGGTGATACGGCAAGAACGCTTGCGATAGCAACTCGCTGCTTTTGACCGCCTGATAAGCGATGGGGTTCATGACGCTCATATTCTGACATCTTAACGGCCTCTAGGCTTTGCTGAATCCGTTCGATCATCAACTCTCGCGGCATACCGTGATTCTCCATACCAAAGGCAACATCATCACGAACCGTCGTCCCAACAAACTGATTATCCGGGTTTTGGAAAACCATCCCTACTTGTTTTCTAACACCCCAAACCGTTTCTGGTTCTACCTTTTTGCCATTGACAAGAATTTCCCCTTCTTCAGGAAACAACAAACCATTCATCAACTTGGCAATGGTAGATTTCCCAGACCCGTTATGACCAATGATGGCTACCCATTCATCCGCATCAATAGTGAAGCTTACATTCTTTAAGACCCAAGGCATGTTCTCCTGGTAACGAAAAGAAACATTTCTAAACTCGATTTGGCTCTGTTCCATTCTCCTTCCCCCTCTGCTCACCTGACTATTTCCCAGGAAATACGACAAGATTTCCTATCTTCATTCTCATTATTCTACATAGCTTTAACGATTCTCGAAACGGGAAATCTTTCCTATCGATAAACGATACAAGCTGCGTTTTAAACCATAAAAAAAGGGCTGGATTCAACCTCACGATGAGATCAGTCCTGCCCTTTTACACTAATGGTATTCATTAAACTAGTTCAATGATCGCCATTTTAGCTCCGTCACCTTGACGTTCGCCTAGCTTAAGCACGCGAGTGTAACCACCTTGACGGTCCTCATAGCGTGGGCCGATGTCAGAGAATAGCTTTTGAAGTGCTGTTTGCTCTCCTTCACCGTCAGCTTTAGCGTTGTAAAGGAATGACTCAGCTTGACGACGGGCATGTAGATCGCCGCGTTTACCTAGTGTAATCATCTTCTCTACAACAGAACGAAGCTCTTTCGCTTTAGCTTCTGTTGTTTCTAAACGTTCGTGGATGATCAAGTCTGTCGCTAAGTTACGAAGTAGCGCCATACGCTGATCAGTAGTACGTCCTAGTTTTCTAGCCATTCGTTATCCCTCCCTTTCAGAAACTCTTAGATGTGATCTATTTATTAATCGTCTTTTCGTAAACCTAATCCCAGTTCATCCAATTTGTGCTTCACTTCTTCAAGTGACTTGCGACCAAGGTTACGAACCTTCATCATATCTTCTTCAGATTTGTTCGCAAGTTCCTGCACTGTATTAATCCCAGCGCGTTTCAAGCAATTGTAAGAACGAACAGACAGGTCAAGCTCTTCGATCGTCATCTCAAGAACCTTCTCTTTTTGGTCCTCTTCTTTCTCAACCATGATTTCAGCTTTTTGAGCTTCATCAGTCAAGCCGACAAAGATATTGAGGTGTTCCATATAGATTTTGGCTCCAAGAGAGATCGCCTCTTCAGGGCGAATACTTCCGTCAGTCCAAACGTCTAACGTCAGTTTATCGAAGTTGGATGTTTGACCAATTCTTGTATTCTCTACTTGGTACGTCACACGGGATACAGGCGTAAAAATAGAGTCAACTGGAATTACGCCGATTGGTAAATCTTCATGGTTATTTCCTTCAGCCGGACGATATCCTCGGCCTCGTTCAGCTGTAATACGCATACGAAGGCTAGCCGTGCTGTCTAGTGTAGCGATATGAAGATCTGGATTTAGAACTTCCACATCACTATCGTGCGTAATGTCAGCTGCAGTTACTTTTCCTTCACCCTGTACATCAATCTCTAAAGTCTTTTCTTCTTCAGAATAAATCTTCAAAGCTAGTTTCTTTAGGTTCAAAATGACTGTGGTTACGTCCTCCACGACTCCATCAATAGTTGAGAATTCGTGAAGTACCCCGTCGATTTGAACAGATGTTACAGCAGCGCCAGGAAGTGAGGATAATAGGATACGACGCAAGGAGTTCCCTAGAGTTGTACCATACCCACGTTCAAGCGGTTCTACGACGAACTTACCAAAAGTGGACTCATCGGTGATCTCAACCGTCTCAATTTTTGGCTTTTCAATTTCGATCATTTACAAAAAACCCTCCTTCAAAACGTCGAAACCCCGGTTAGACAATGGGTCTAACCGAAATTCCTCAGGTAGGCAGTCCAAAATAAGACAACTGCATATGATTCTGTCTAGTGCGGTGCTGTGATAAAAGCTATCATAACCCATTATAGACAGGGTGACAAATTCTATTCAGAACTATTATACGCGACGACGTTTTGGTGGACGGCAACCATTGTGTGGTACTGGAGTTACGTCACGGATTGCCGTGATTTCAAGACCTGCTGCTTGTAGTGAACGGATCGCTGCTTCACGACCAGCACCAGGGCCTTTTACTGTAACCTCTAGTGATTTCATACCGTTATCCATTGCATCTTTTGCTGCAGCCTCAGAAGCCATTTGTGCAGCGAAAGGAGTGGACTTACGGGATCCTTTGAATCCTAAAGCACCAGCGCTGCTCCAGCTGATTACGTTACCTTGAACATCAGTAATGGTTACGATGGTGTTGTT
It contains:
- a CDS encoding Mrp/NBP35 family ATP-binding protein — encoded protein: MLTQEKVLEILNSIEDPFLHKTLEETGGVEEIKIKEEKNHVSVKILIAKTNTAEQMELQQTIVNALKSGGAATVGLRFDQLPDEVLNKFQPEAEKQQEASLLDGGADTKFISIASGKGGVGKSTVTVNLAVALTRLGKKVGIIDADIYGFSVPDMMGVEERPVVRGEKIIPVERFGVKLVSMGFFVEDNSPIIWRGPMLGKMLTSFFKEVEWGDLDYLLLDLPPGTGDVALDVHSMLPSSKEIIVTTPHPTAAFVAARAGQMALKTDHEILGVVENMAYFESKETGNKEFVFGRGGGVKLAEQLQTDVLGHIPLQQPYEEEDVFAPSVYQADHPTGVIYRNMAAKIISKY
- the cwlD gene encoding N-acetylmuramoyl-L-alanine amidase CwlD; amino-acid sequence: MIRRMKTFVWLAGIVALVWLVSYPIQEAKDAWTVWSSPLSGKVIVIDPGHGGPDGGAEGSDGTQEKEITLQMSEYLRDYLQEAGALVYLTRYEDTDLSSEGAGSLSRRKSEDIRNRVQYIDEKEADFYLSIHLNAIPSSKWRGAQTFYNPNMDESEYLAKFIQSEIKTNLENTTREALGLSNIYLLRNVKVPGALVEAGFLSNPEERELLKSDDYQRKMAASIYQGVLRYVTEREYPSSD
- the rpsI gene encoding 30S ribosomal protein S9, yielding MAQVQYTGTGRRKSSTARVRLVPGTGRVVVNKRDAEDFFPYETLRMILKQPLAVTETEGSYDVYVNVHGGGFTGQAGAIRHGIARALLEADPEYRTTLKRAGLLTRDARMKERKKYGLKGARRAPQFSKR
- the rplM gene encoding 50S ribosomal protein L13, encoding MRTTFMANENNVERKWYVVDAAGQTLGRLASEVAAILRGKNKPTYTPHVDTGDHVIIINAGEIQLTGNKINDKVYYRHSNHPGGLKSRTANEMRNKYPEQMLELAVKGMLPKGSLGRKMGKKLHVYAGSEHKHEAQQPEVYELRG
- the truA gene encoding tRNA pseudouridine(38-40) synthase TruA gives rise to the protein MERLKAIIQYDGTNYAGYQIQPNGNTVQAELEKALSKMHKGRKVKVTASGRTDSGVHALGQVIHFDTDLNIPVENWKRALSSMLPQDIYILSVEQVGRDFHARYDAKGKEYRYFIWNDQEPNIFKRHYRYHIKADLDVAAMQQACKYIEGEHDFTSFCSPRTDIKGDKIRLIHEASVQKEGEELVFVFRGSGFLYNMVRILVGTLVEVGRHDRDPGEIPMIIEAKEREAAGKTAPPQGLFLREVFYDED
- a CDS encoding energy-coupling factor transporter transmembrane component T family protein yields the protein MSSSMIIGQFIPGDSVVHRMDPRSKIAIIFFFVVIVFFANSVMSYGLLALFAIGSALLSRIPFPYIMKGLKPVWFLIIFTFILHLLVTRQGEVVFSVFGWEVYEEGLIQGAAISLRFFLLILVTSMLTLTTTPIEITDAIEELLGPLKKVRFPVHELALMMSISLRFIPTLMQETEKISKAQASRGVDFRTGSFKDRIRAVIPLLVPLFVSAFKRAEELAMAMEARGYQGGEGRSKLRELRIGKLDIYLYIVFILLIIGLFLTRS
- a CDS encoding energy-coupling factor ABC transporter ATP-binding protein; the encoded protein is MDITFENVSYVYQPNSPFEHRALNDLSFSIQSGSFVAIIGHTGSGKSTLIQHLNGLLQPTDGKVSIGEYQMKAGEKNKDLKKLREKVGVVFQYPEHQLFEETVAKDIAFGPHNFGVEEKEISRRTKEAIQATHLPEELLERSPFDLSGGQMRRVAISGVLAMNPEVLVLDEPTAGLDPNGQREIMDMFHHLHKTKQLTTILVTHSMEDALAYADHIIILNHGEVYREGTPLEIFKQQEALKAVQLDVPEVIEFISKVNEEFNTSIEYKGQTIAELAKELAQMMEGGRDHE
- a CDS encoding energy-coupling factor ABC transporter ATP-binding protein, producing the protein MEQSQIEFRNVSFRYQENMPWVLKNVSFTIDADEWVAIIGHNGSGKSTIAKLMNGLLFPEEGEILVNGKKVEPETVWGVRKQVGMVFQNPDNQFVGTTVRDDVAFGMENHGMPRELMIERIQQSLEAVKMSEYERHEPHRLSGGQKQRVAIASVLAVSPKYIILDEATAMLDPKGRKEIMRTIREVQEQRNLSLITITHDLKEVTQASRVLVMNQGEVWMEGTPRDVFSKKDQLIEIGLDTPFVSKLADHLRTASMHLSREPLNHQELLEELWTLRSRM
- the rplQ gene encoding 50S ribosomal protein L17, producing the protein MARKLGRTTDQRMALLRNLATDLIIHERLETTEAKAKELRSVVEKMITLGKRGDLHARRQAESFLYNAKADGEGEQTALQKLFSDIGPRYEDRQGGYTRVLKLGERQGDGAKMAIIELV
- a CDS encoding DNA-directed RNA polymerase subunit alpha, which codes for MIEIEKPKIETVEITDESTFGKFVVEPLERGYGTTLGNSLRRILLSSLPGAAVTSVQIDGVLHEFSTIDGVVEDVTTVILNLKKLALKIYSEEEKTLEIDVQGEGKVTAADITHDSDVEVLNPDLHIATLDSTASLRMRITAERGRGYRPAEGNNHEDLPIGVIPVDSIFTPVSRVTYQVENTRIGQTSNFDKLTLDVWTDGSIRPEEAISLGAKIYMEHLNIFVGLTDEAQKAEIMVEKEEDQKEKVLEMTIEELDLSVRSYNCLKRAGINTVQELANKSEEDMMKVRNLGRKSLEEVKHKLDELGLGLRKDD
- the rpsK gene encoding 30S ribosomal protein S11 produces the protein MARKGNTRSRKRRVKKNIETGMAHIRSTFNNTIVTITDVQGNVISWSSAGALGFKGSRKSTPFAAQMASEAAAKDAMDNGMKSLEVTVKGPGAGREAAIRSLQAAGLEITAIRDVTPVPHNGCRPPKRRRV